The following are from one region of the Pseudomonas putida genome:
- the rsmB gene encoding 16S rRNA (cytosine(967)-C(5))-methyltransferase RsmB produces MNPRLAAARALAAVLSGKASLNSSLPTQLDKVDERDRGLTQDLAFGTARWQPRLDLLAAQLLQKPFKAADADVQALLLVGLYQLFYSRIPAHAAIGETVGCADKLKKPWAKGLLNAVLRRAQREGEELLAGMERDPVVRTAHPRWLQKSLKAFWPEQWEAICAANNAHPPMILRVNRRHHSRDAYLALLAEAGVGASACQYSRDGIVLAEACDVRGLPGFAEGWVSVQDEAAQLSADLLELAPGQRVLDACCAPGGKTCHLLEAEPGLAHMTAIDLEAKRLTRVRENLDRLQLEAELIACDARDTASWWDGKPFQRILLDAPCSATGVIRRHPDIKLTRQADDIPALATLQGELLDALWPTLEVGGMLLYATCSSLPTENTEVIDAFLARTPGARELDLATEAGLRQPHGRQLLAQEGGHDGFYYAKLIKIAASRG; encoded by the coding sequence ATGAACCCACGCCTCGCCGCTGCCCGTGCCCTTGCCGCTGTGCTCAGTGGCAAGGCCTCGCTGAACAGCTCGCTGCCGACGCAACTGGACAAGGTCGATGAACGCGACCGTGGCCTGACCCAGGACCTGGCGTTCGGCACCGCGCGCTGGCAGCCACGCCTCGACCTGCTGGCCGCGCAGCTGCTGCAGAAGCCGTTCAAGGCCGCCGATGCCGATGTGCAGGCGCTGCTGCTGGTCGGCCTGTACCAGCTGTTCTACAGCCGTATCCCGGCCCATGCGGCCATCGGCGAGACCGTCGGCTGTGCTGACAAGCTGAAGAAGCCATGGGCCAAGGGCCTGCTCAATGCCGTACTGCGCCGCGCCCAACGCGAAGGCGAGGAACTGCTGGCCGGCATGGAGCGCGACCCGGTGGTACGCACTGCCCACCCGCGCTGGCTGCAGAAGTCACTGAAGGCCTTCTGGCCCGAGCAGTGGGAGGCCATCTGCGCCGCCAACAACGCCCACCCGCCGATGATTCTGCGGGTCAACCGCCGCCACCACAGCCGCGATGCCTACTTGGCGCTGCTGGCCGAAGCAGGCGTCGGCGCCAGCGCCTGCCAGTACAGCCGTGACGGCATCGTGCTGGCAGAAGCCTGCGACGTGCGCGGCCTGCCGGGCTTCGCCGAAGGCTGGGTGAGCGTGCAGGACGAAGCCGCGCAACTGTCCGCCGACCTGCTGGAGCTGGCCCCCGGTCAACGCGTGCTCGATGCCTGCTGTGCCCCGGGCGGCAAGACCTGCCACCTGCTTGAAGCCGAACCGGGCTTGGCCCACATGACGGCCATCGACCTCGAAGCCAAGCGTCTGACCCGGGTGCGCGAAAACCTCGACCGCCTGCAACTGGAGGCCGAGCTGATCGCCTGCGATGCCCGCGACACCGCCAGCTGGTGGGACGGCAAGCCGTTCCAGCGCATCCTGCTCGACGCACCGTGCTCGGCCACCGGCGTGATCCGCCGCCACCCGGACATCAAGCTGACCCGTCAGGCCGACGACATCCCTGCCCTGGCCACGCTGCAAGGTGAGCTGCTCGATGCCCTGTGGCCGACCCTGGAAGTCGGCGGCATGCTGCTGTACGCCACCTGCTCCAGCCTGCCGACCGAAAACACCGAAGTGATCGATGCCTTCCTCGCCCGCACCCCGGGCGCCCGTGAGCTGGACCTGGCCACCGAAGCCGGTCTGCGCCAGCCCCACGGCCGCCAGTTGCTGGCCCAGGAGGGCGGCCACGACGGTTTCTACTATGCCAAGCTGATCAAGATCGCCGCATCACGCGGATAA